In a single window of the Manis javanica isolate MJ-LG chromosome 16, MJ_LKY, whole genome shotgun sequence genome:
- the LOC140846777 gene encoding uncharacterized protein produces the protein MTSLYLLTLLLTLETPTQGVLRWGILSAFPKPMPVHFNAAVFPRFFTTNSSMNLPYLVKDTLVAPLGENRSFVTSGSLCFTTQNLAGCISLKRRKYGWFSDIILEASSLPVMSAKFEGPNKEGSPSYKNMTIHQMVLWINGTFVHSPRNNSTDRPRQPKYASHCVGDYEGELWPWTDCQSTVVTWATERQEFTISPDMEGRPANEAWWPVKVLEGEFRQQLSMNPFHKWMLCGVNGSCTDLSPFSALQGGGIGVKNITFWCENNHMRAHWNMIMTHNNENYTCSAKSGPESPNSLFPPSPVCVYPPFLFILSNSSFDSCSNETCFLSQCWDARNFTNALVVRIPRWVPVPIDAPNTMTLFRERRDFGVTAAIVLLISATAVAATAAGIALDTSIKSATELNNLAASVASALDQQSTLDGKLKGGIMILNQRIDLVEEQMEVLWQMAQLGCEQKYHALCITSIQYKNFTRAANLSRDLSQYLSGNWSQDFDGTLEELRREIIHINSTRLDISVAEGLSSWFLRALSHVKEWAGMAGMGVFLLGGLMLLL, from the coding sequence atgacttcgctgtacctcctgaccctgctcctgacactggagaccccgactcagggagtattgagatggggaatcctgtctgcctttcctaagcctatgcctgtccatttcaatgcagccgtttttccccgctttttcaccaccaactctagtatgaacttgccctacctagttaaagacaccctagtagctcccctgggagaaaaccgatccttcgtaactagtgggtcattatgcttcaccactcagaatctagctggctgtatctccctgaaacggaggaaatacggatggttcagtgacataattctagaggccagtagcctccccgttatgtcagctaaatttgaagggcctaataaggaagggagcccgtcctataagaacatgactatccaccagatggttctctggatcaatggcacatttgtacactctcccaggaacaattccaccgacaggcctcgtcaacccaaatatgcctcccattgtgtgggcgactatgagggagagctgtggccctggactgactgtcagtcaactgtagtaacgtgggcaactgagaggcaggagtttaccatctccccagatatggagggacggccagccaatgaggcttggtggccagtaaaggtgctcgaaggcgagtttcgtcagcagctgagcatgaaccccttccataaatggatgctgtgtggagtcaatggctcgtgtaccgacctctcccccttttccgccctccagggtgggggaatcggtgtaaaaaatatcaccttttggtgcgagaataaccacatgcgcgcacactggaacatgatcatgacccataacaacgagaactacacgtgttcagcaaaatcaggtccagagtcacctaattccctttttccaccttctccagtatgcgtataccccccatttctgtttatcttatccaatagtagctttgactcctgctccaatgaaacctgctttctgtctcagtgttgggatgcgcgtaactttaccaatgctttggtagtccgcatcccccgttgggtccctgttcccatagacgcccctaacaccatgactctgtttcgagaaaggcgcgatttcggtgttacagccgccatagtgctcctgatctccgcgaccgcggtcgcagccaccgccgctggtatagctttagacacttccatcaaatcggctacagagctcaataaccttgcagcctcagtagcttctgccctggaccaacagtccacacttgatggcaaactgaaaggaggaataatgatcctcaatcaacgcatagatctcgtggaggaacaaatggaggtgctctggcaaatggcccaattgggatgtgagcagaaatatcatgccctctgcatcactagcattcaatataaaaattttacacgagcagctaatctgtcacgagacctgtcccagtatctttcaggaaactggtcccaagacttcgatgggacactagaagagctgcggcgagaaattatccacatcaactccacccgtctagatatctccgtagcggaaggactctcttcctggttcctcagagctctctcccacgtcaaggagtgggcgggcatggctgggatgggcgtgttcctgcttggaggtctcatgctcttactctag